The DNA segment TACTGGAATTAACTTGTGTTGAAAAGTTATCACATTGACCATATCGTCTGCTAATATTCTAAGATAAGCTTAAATTAAAGTAGTGCTCAAAAATTTTACAGAACAAGCCTCAAATTTACTAATCCTACAACAGAGCTAGCTTCACTAGAAATTATCAGTAATGTGCTTATAACCAGGTCAATGCATCATGCCAAGAAAGTGGTACCCTTCATACATGTTTGTGAGACACCTTTTGTGCAATTAACTTCACCTCCTTGATTCTCTCGTCGACCAACTGCTGCAGCTGCTGTTCTTGGGTTTTTGTCTGATCTTCATCCATTTGAATACCCCCAGCCTTGCTGTTCTGCAACCTGAACATGACAAATGACGTCTCCTCGTCATGAGCACTTGGGACCTCAATTACTTCCTTTCCTGCTGTCTCAGAATCTTTACCTAGTATATCATCCTTCACCCTAttgcaaattattgttacatagTCTTCCATGTGCTTCTCTATAGGATCAAGGCCAAGATATATCAAAATCTCCCAACACTGAAGAAACTGTTTCTTGttaattttcaaagttttcctGACTTTGTCAACAACATCGGCAGATGGCAAGAATCTAGGAACCTGGGTTTTTTTTGACAATTTCCCTTGCTTAAGATGCAAGACAGCTGATTTAACAGCACTCTGGGCCGGTTCAAAAGCTAGCAGTCGTTTTACATCAAAACTGGTGCGCACATGTTGGAAGTACTCTTGAGGCTCTTCAACTGTCAAGTCATAAACGTTTTCAGATATTGCAACATTGCTCAGCACCTCCACAAGGTAGCTGCCATAACCCTTGTGCTGGTAAGGAGGCAATACCAAAATCTGCCAACAGGgagaataatttcataaaaatgctATTtgtgattaataaaatattagcaACGTGTAACAGTTGTTGAAGAGTGGCACTGTCAATACTTTGGGTTCCATTCAGTCTACCTTAGATGCTAACATGAATAATGACAATGAAAGAGATTAACCTGGCTGAGTCGCAAGCGTGAACCATCAGGGTAACGATAAAAACGATAGAGCGCTGCAAAACCAAGCAATATATGCTGAGTGTTCGCGGGCTGATCAGTTTTCTTCCGAGTCAAGAGATATAACTCCCAGCTTGGATCAGTTACATCAATAGGATTGCTACCTAATCAAGAAAACATAATTATTTAGACTTCATTAAAAATGAGATACAAATTGTCATTAATATTCAGTGAAGAGTGACAGCTACCATCAACAAGAAGAAGAACAAGAGGTACCACGCGACTATAAAGATGACCAGCAGCCAAATTGCTCATCATCAGGCGAACAACCTAATACAGAAAGAAAACAAATCAATCATAGCTAACATTTGAATACATGCAACTCAACACCATTGCTTACATAATAATGTAAACTACCAGCAAGCTAACATCAAGGTAccttaaatctattaaaatattttccctaCAATATACTTCATTGGACTTTCCATGGTGGTTTGAACTATTAAGGAGCAGTATCATCACAACTAACCTCCTAAGCATGTAAATTATCATAAAACAGACAACCCCTTCACTGTCCAAAGGGGCCTACATAAACAaaggaaataattgttggaaAGGAATGGTAAAAAAATCCTTTCTATCATGGAtacttgaaaatttcatgaaatgtAAAAAAATCCCACAAAAGGTGGCATCTCACAAAGATGAGACCAAAACAAGACTGAAACTTGGATGAAGACGGGAAACAACAAAGAAGAATCTAACAAAAAGATACTAGCAAAAGACCAGGGAGTCAGAGAATGCTGCCAGATCCAGTGCAAAATTGAGAAACCAAATGAAAGTGTTTGGCCAGAGGTTTCAGGTTGGGAGATGGAACTTAGAATAGATAGCTATAACAGTGACATTTAAGCAACAAAACAAACACTTACTTTCATGCATAGATAGTAAAATTACCTCCAGATCAGAAAACGCTGCTTCTGAACTGCCATTAAAATGAGTTGTATGGCCATTGGAGGCTTTGGTTTGCAACTTCTCTTCATTGGAAACAACAGAACTGAAAAAGGAATACATATTGAATTTGCAAAAccataagaagaagaaaatagaatGCGAACATTGCAAAGGTAAAAGAGCAATACATCTTTACATGCGTACAAGATTTTCATGGCAAAATACCTAATGAAATTATTCTCAGTTGAAAAGGTTTGCAGGAAGTCATTTTTGTTCTCCAAAAGAGTCTCACCAAAAATTTTCTGTACAAAAAGGACAATCAGAAAAGCCACAAGATATAAGAGATTTAAGTTAAGGATAAACATGGTAACTAATGTATACCTCAAGAGCAGATTTCAGGTCTGTAATCCCTTTGCCCCCCTGAATAAACAaaagtgaaaatcattaaaataccatgaaaatacaaaaaaaaatgcttCACTGACTCAATATATGATAAAAAGAAGACTAAAACCATTTATAGTAGTTCAGGGTTGCCGATTTCAACTTACATCAGATGTGCTTTGGAAGGTAATATCAGCATAGGCATGAAAAGAAATGCTGCTTATCCAGATGGTTATCTGGCAAAAATGAAATAATGCATCAACATAAACCATCAACAAGATCAAAATACTATTTGAAGGCCATCATGTTGTAATTATGAAGGCATATTACCTTTAACCCTTGGTAACCGTATAtcttctcatcttcttcaaaaaagcTGTTCAAATCAACAGGGCTGATACGGTAACCATCTGAAGTTCCGACTTCCTCTTTCTTAGAAACTAAATCAATATCAATTAAGCAAATAAGTAATGCAGAAGAATGTTCTCACACAAAAAGTAGCagaatttaaatacaaaactaaaaattcacCAAATACAGCTTCTTTTTATTATCAGGAACCAACCATTTGACAGCAATCAAGAAGCATCTCTACTCCCATGCCATATATaacaaattcttttaaatcaATTAAGAAGCCAACTTGAATATTGACAGGTCATGCAGCAAAGCTACTTTCAAAATGTTATAAGCGAATTATTGTATATTATGCCTGCCTCTACTCACGCAAGAGAAAAGCTAAGTCTCATAAATACCATTCATGtcgagactaaatcaaaatattgtcTTTGTCGTCAATTAACACAGTTAATTAGAGCTTTCAATTGACGAAGTCAGGAAATTCAACTTTCAGTTTTAAACCTTTTTTCTCCATCAGCATATAGCAAAACCAAAAAGAGTCTAGATTATAACAGTAGAATTAACAAAAACTAAAAtaagatataaaaatattttaaaaaagaaaaagaaactcaCCCAAGTAAATCTTAATGCAGTCATTGGGCTCAACTCCAGCATCTGCTTCAAGGCCAAACAAATAAGAAACAACAGTGAGCGAAATCAGAAACCAACTCtttgaaaagtaaataaaatggAATTTACAGCGAAGTGAGGGGAAGTGAAGttgggaaagaaaaggaaaatgtaaTTTGGATGGAAAAGCTAAAAACGTAAAATGATGAAATCGGAGAAGAGCGGACTGACCGATGTTGGAAAAACCGACGCGTCGCTTTTTCTTGGGTTCGGGGAGAGGATCGGCGTTGGGATGTTGTTGCTTCTGCCCCATTTGGCGTAGAGTTAGGGTTTTGCAGAGCGGGAAATGAAGAACGGTGAGGCGGGAAATTATGTTGTACAAATTGGGGGGATTATTTAGgttatttataataaatcaaagTGAAGTCGCAAAGAGAGAGAAGGGTACTCACCACGTGACGTAGACAGAAAGTAaggttatttaaatttttatttgagccTTCTACTACCTTATTCTTAGCCCATAATGATGGGCTTTCTAGAAAACTAAAGGCCACCATAACCTCATTCttccattatttttctttttctttttattgaaatataaatttatatttatgtttatatttttaaaaaatagctgtgatataaaaattaatagcAATACCAACCCAATATaagacttcaaaaaaaaaaattacctccAACTCTTTTTTTATTAGGTCAGTAttgttattttataataattttatttataattcttttaaaaggatttaattaatttttttctaatttgttaCTAAGATCTTTTTTACCCTTTAACCTTATTAGATTCAAAAGTTTCCaatttacttccaataaaagaattgaaatcaaattgaataaatatgtaaaaaataaaaactaaatttattattattacttatatttaaacaccaaaacaaacatttaacaatgcagtttttaactttaaaaagacTATTTTGCTCACTTGCTCATTTGTCAATAGAAAGGGAACAACGTTACACACATAAATCTACTCAAACACAAGGGATGTTACCAGTACTTAGACCAAGTCCTCTAAAAAAAATGAcaggacttttttttttttctaatttaactaGCCAGAAGATATCCACCCATAATCCGGCAATTAGCAAAGATAGCAAGATGCCAATCAGAACCTTATTCTTTTGTTCATGAAAATAGGCTACTTTAAGGAAGTTGCTTAGCCAagttattgaaataattttttcaaccaACAATCCAAAACAAAATCAACATGCAATAGTCTCGTACAAATGTAATTGAAATTCCCATTAGCGCATAACTTAAAACTCAAAATGCAATTATCAAATCCAAGGCTTAACCATCTCTAGCAGAGGTGACAAATTTTCCAATACATTAACACGAAATGACAAATTAATCTACTGTCTGCAACTTTTGTAACCAAAGAAAACCATCACCAATTCAGGCATGACAGTTTCCCTAACTATCTATGTTTCACTTCCTGCCACGGATCCTAACTGCCTGTCTGTTCCTCTTCTTGACCCCAGATTTGGCTACCTTCAGGCTCCTGTTGACAGCACTAAGTCTTGCAAGGGCTGCCTTCTTCAAGTCCGGTCGGTAGTGATTATCTACAACCTgaaaccatcat comes from the Gossypium hirsutum isolate 1008001.06 chromosome A06, Gossypium_hirsutum_v2.1, whole genome shotgun sequence genome and includes:
- the LOC107962684 gene encoding histone acetyltransferase type B catalytic subunit isoform X2; translation: MNVSKKEEVGTSDGYRISPVDLNSFFEEDEKIYGYQGLKITIWISSISFHAYADITFQSTSDGGKGITDLKSALEKIFGETLLENKNDFLQTFSTENNFISSVVSNEEKLQTKASNGHTTHFNGSSEAAFSDLEVVRLMMSNLAAGHLYSRVVPLVLLLVDGSNPIDVTDPSWELYLLTRKKTDQPANTQHILLGFAALYRFYRYPDGSRLRLSQILVLPPYQHKGYGSYLVEVLSNVAISENVYDLTVEEPQEYFQHVRTSFDVKRLLAFEPAQSAVKSAVLHLKQGKLSKKTQVPRFLPSADVVDKVRKTLKINKKQFLQCWEILIYLGLDPIEKHMEDYVTIICNRVKDDILGKDSETAGKEVIEVPSAHDEETSFVMFRLQNSKAGGIQMDEDQTKTQEQQLQQLVDERIKEVKLIAQKVSHKHV
- the LOC107962684 gene encoding histone acetyltransferase type B catalytic subunit isoform X1 — encoded protein: MGQKQQHPNADPLPEPKKKRRVGFSNIDAGVEPNDCIKIYLVSKKEEVGTSDGYRISPVDLNSFFEEDEKIYGYQGLKITIWISSISFHAYADITFQSTSDGGKGITDLKSALEKIFGETLLENKNDFLQTFSTENNFISSVVSNEEKLQTKASNGHTTHFNGSSEAAFSDLEVVRLMMSNLAAGHLYSRVVPLVLLLVDGSNPIDVTDPSWELYLLTRKKTDQPANTQHILLGFAALYRFYRYPDGSRLRLSQILVLPPYQHKGYGSYLVEVLSNVAISENVYDLTVEEPQEYFQHVRTSFDVKRLLAFEPAQSAVKSAVLHLKQGKLSKKTQVPRFLPSADVVDKVRKTLKINKKQFLQCWEILIYLGLDPIEKHMEDYVTIICNRVKDDILGKDSETAGKEVIEVPSAHDEETSFVMFRLQNSKAGGIQMDEDQTKTQEQQLQQLVDERIKEVKLIAQKVSHKHV